One window from the genome of Hemiscyllium ocellatum isolate sHemOce1 chromosome 28, sHemOce1.pat.X.cur, whole genome shotgun sequence encodes:
- the LOC132829178 gene encoding nuclear receptor ROR-beta-like isoform X3: protein MRAQIEVIPCKICGDKSSGIHYGVITCEGCKGFFRRSQQNNAAYSCPRQRNCLIDRTNRNRCQHCRLQKCLTLGMSRDAVKFGRMSKKQRDSLYAEVQKHQQHQEQLASKEDSEGLARVYTNSVSSGLGDLDDISSTFSDGLLFDFPLTPDGGNSFYNFDLSTSAEPSPDQSAIDMNDIKHIKQESIYEIMLEPSLFSYPSPESGQLASEISMAEIDRIAQNVVESHSETCQYTTEELKQLAWQPYTQEEIRNFQNKSCEAMWQQCAIQVTNAIQYVVEFAKRISGFMELCQNDQIILLKAGCLEVLLVRMCRAYNPLNNTIFFEGKYGDTQIFKSLGCDDLINIVFDLAKSLCCLHLTEEEIALFTAGILLSPDRPWLTEARKVKKLQDKIFEALQHVIHKNQLDDDKLSKLISKLSMVKSVCNLHVDKLQLFKLLHPQTVHNFPPLYKEVFSTEVQYPDSSNS from the exons GGTTTCTTCAGGAGAAGCCAACAGAATAATGCTGCATACTCCTGTCCTCGTCAGAGGAATTGCTTGATTGATCGGACCAATCGGAATCGTTGCCAGCATTGCCGACTGCAGAAGTGTCTTACTCTTGGAATGTCACGTGATG CTGTGAAGTTTGGTCGCATGTCCAAAAAGCAACGTGACAGCCTCTATGCAGAGGTACAAAAACATCAACAACACCAGGAGCAGTTGGCATCAAAGGAAGATTCTGAGGGACTAGCACGAGTCTACACAAACAGTGTCAGTAGTGGACTGGGAGATCTGGATGACATTAGCAGCACGTTCTCAGACGGGCTCCTGTTTGACTTTCCACTGACCCCTGATGGAGGAAACAGTTTTTATAACTTTGATCTTTCAACCTCTGCTGAACCATCTCCAGACCAGTCTGCTATTGACATGAATGACATTAAACACATTAAACAAGAGTCCATATATGAAATCATGCTGGAACCCAGTTTGTTCTCCTATCCTTCACCAGAGAGTGGTCAACTAGCCTCAGAAATTTCAATGGCAGAGATAG ATCGGATAGCGCAGAATGTGGTGGAATCACATTCAGAGACTTGCCAGTACACAACTGAAGAGTTGAAGCAGCTTGCCTGGCAGCCATATACACAAGAAGAAAtcaggaactttcaaaataaG TCCTGTGAGGCCATGTGGCAGCAGTGTGCAATCCAGGTGACAAATGCAATCCAGTATGTAGTGGAATTTGCCAAGCGAATCAGTGGATTCATGGAACTGTGTCAGAATGATCAGATTATACTCCTTAAAGCAG GTTGCCTAGAAGTCTTATTGGTTCGAATGTGCCGAGCATATAACCCTTTGAACAATACAATATTTTTTGAAGGAAAGTATGGAGACACACAGATCTTCAAATCATTGG GTTGTGATGATTTGATCAACATTGTCTTTGACTTGGCAAAAAGCTTGTGCTGCCTGCATTTGACGGAGGAAGAGATTGCATTATTCACAGCTGGCATCTTATTATCACCAG ATCGACCATGGTTGACAGAAGCTAGAAAAGTCAAGAAGCTACAGGACAAGATTTTTGAGGCATTGCAGCATGTCATTCACAAAAATCAACTGGATGATGACAAGTTATCAAAG CTGATCTCCAAATTGTCCATGGTGAAGTCCGTATGCAACCTCCATGTGGATAAGCTACAGCTATTTAAGTTGCTACATCCACAAACAGTGCACAACTTTCCTCCACTCTACAAGGAAGTATTCAGCACAGAGGTGCAATATCCAGACTCCTCCAACAGCTAA
- the LOC132829178 gene encoding nuclear receptor ROR-beta-like isoform X2: MPSSQIEVIPCKICGDKSSGIHYGVITCEGCKGFFRRSQQNNAAYSCPRQRNCLIDRTNRNRCQHCRLQKCLTLGMSRDAVKFGRMSKKQRDSLYAEVQKHQQHQEQLASKEDSEGLARVYTNSVSSGLGDLDDISSTFSDGLLFDFPLTPDGGNSFYNFDLSTSAEPSPDQSAIDMNDIKHIKQESIYEIMLEPSLFSYPSPESGQLASEISMAEIDRIAQNVVESHSETCQYTTEELKQLAWQPYTQEEIRNFQNKSCEAMWQQCAIQVTNAIQYVVEFAKRISGFMELCQNDQIILLKAGCLEVLLVRMCRAYNPLNNTIFFEGKYGDTQIFKSLGCDDLINIVFDLAKSLCCLHLTEEEIALFTAGILLSPDRPWLTEARKVKKLQDKIFEALQHVIHKNQLDDDKLSKLISKLSMVKSVCNLHVDKLQLFKLLHPQTVHNFPPLYKEVFSTEVQYPDSSNS, encoded by the exons GGTTTCTTCAGGAGAAGCCAACAGAATAATGCTGCATACTCCTGTCCTCGTCAGAGGAATTGCTTGATTGATCGGACCAATCGGAATCGTTGCCAGCATTGCCGACTGCAGAAGTGTCTTACTCTTGGAATGTCACGTGATG CTGTGAAGTTTGGTCGCATGTCCAAAAAGCAACGTGACAGCCTCTATGCAGAGGTACAAAAACATCAACAACACCAGGAGCAGTTGGCATCAAAGGAAGATTCTGAGGGACTAGCACGAGTCTACACAAACAGTGTCAGTAGTGGACTGGGAGATCTGGATGACATTAGCAGCACGTTCTCAGACGGGCTCCTGTTTGACTTTCCACTGACCCCTGATGGAGGAAACAGTTTTTATAACTTTGATCTTTCAACCTCTGCTGAACCATCTCCAGACCAGTCTGCTATTGACATGAATGACATTAAACACATTAAACAAGAGTCCATATATGAAATCATGCTGGAACCCAGTTTGTTCTCCTATCCTTCACCAGAGAGTGGTCAACTAGCCTCAGAAATTTCAATGGCAGAGATAG ATCGGATAGCGCAGAATGTGGTGGAATCACATTCAGAGACTTGCCAGTACACAACTGAAGAGTTGAAGCAGCTTGCCTGGCAGCCATATACACAAGAAGAAAtcaggaactttcaaaataaG TCCTGTGAGGCCATGTGGCAGCAGTGTGCAATCCAGGTGACAAATGCAATCCAGTATGTAGTGGAATTTGCCAAGCGAATCAGTGGATTCATGGAACTGTGTCAGAATGATCAGATTATACTCCTTAAAGCAG GTTGCCTAGAAGTCTTATTGGTTCGAATGTGCCGAGCATATAACCCTTTGAACAATACAATATTTTTTGAAGGAAAGTATGGAGACACACAGATCTTCAAATCATTGG GTTGTGATGATTTGATCAACATTGTCTTTGACTTGGCAAAAAGCTTGTGCTGCCTGCATTTGACGGAGGAAGAGATTGCATTATTCACAGCTGGCATCTTATTATCACCAG ATCGACCATGGTTGACAGAAGCTAGAAAAGTCAAGAAGCTACAGGACAAGATTTTTGAGGCATTGCAGCATGTCATTCACAAAAATCAACTGGATGATGACAAGTTATCAAAG CTGATCTCCAAATTGTCCATGGTGAAGTCCGTATGCAACCTCCATGTGGATAAGCTACAGCTATTTAAGTTGCTACATCCACAAACAGTGCACAACTTTCCTCCACTCTACAAGGAAGTATTCAGCACAGAGGTGCAATATCCAGACTCCTCCAACAGCTAA